In one Achromobacter spanius genomic region, the following are encoded:
- a CDS encoding OmpA family protein yields MSASKDEQDVLDNQLSDRVVEFETGSTILALSQTRADAVRDYLVDKGMPVSRLEAMGAGPDQPVTTNAPAEGRAPDGTYL; encoded by the coding sequence GTGTCGGCCAGCAAGGACGAACAGGATGTGCTGGACAACCAGCTGAGCGACCGTGTCGTGGAATTCGAGACCGGCAGCACCATCCTGGCGCTGAGCCAGACGCGTGCGGACGCGGTGCGGGATTATCTGGTGGACAAGGGCATGCCGGTGTCGCGCTTAGAGGCCATGGGCGCAGGCCCCGACCAGCCGGTGACGACCAACGCGCCGGCGGAGGGGCGCGCGCCGGACGGCACGTATCTGTAA
- a CDS encoding OmpA family protein codes for MNSRTMLNRMAVVAAAGALLAGCATQQQTNTAVGTGAGAALGAGIGALIGHGKGAAIGAGIGAVAGGLVGYNWKVVKEDVQKSGASSLGIDVVEMPDGSLKVNIPSGVSFDTDKTQLKPALLPVLDSVGRSLNQHPELRAKVVGHTDSTGSLAHNQTLSVNRAKSVTDYLAKQGVAAGRMSTEGRGPNDPIGDNATAEGRALNRRVEIYLYAVKQ; via the coding sequence ATGAACTCAAGAACAATGCTCAACCGGATGGCGGTGGTGGCGGCGGCGGGGGCCCTGCTGGCCGGCTGCGCCACGCAACAGCAAACCAATACTGCCGTGGGAACGGGCGCGGGGGCGGCGCTGGGCGCCGGCATCGGCGCGCTGATCGGGCACGGCAAGGGCGCGGCCATCGGCGCCGGCATCGGCGCGGTGGCGGGTGGCCTGGTGGGCTACAACTGGAAGGTCGTCAAGGAAGACGTGCAGAAGTCGGGCGCCTCGTCCTTGGGCATCGACGTCGTTGAAATGCCCGATGGCAGCCTGAAGGTCAACATCCCCAGCGGCGTGTCGTTCGATACCGACAAGACGCAGTTGAAGCCGGCCTTGCTGCCGGTGCTGGACAGCGTGGGGCGTTCGCTCAACCAGCATCCCGAATTGCGCGCCAAGGTGGTGGGCCACACTGACAGCACCGGTTCGCTGGCGCATAACCAGACGCTGTCGGTCAACCGCGCCAAGAGCGTGACGGACTACCTGGCCAAGCAGGGCGTGGCCGCCGGCCGCATGAGCACGGAAGGGCGCGGGCCAAACGATCCCATTGGCGACAATGCCACCGCCGAAGGGCGCGCGCTGAACCGCCGCGTGGAAATCTATCTGTACGCCGTCAAGCAATAA
- a CDS encoding 4a-hydroxytetrahydrobiopterin dehydratase gives MSMLPPARIGTDTAVAALTGWQAVAMRDAIEKRFRFPNFNAAFGFMVRVAMFAEKLNHHPEWTNVYNRVDVTLTTHDAGGVTELDVRMAQFMDEAAAQMGATAPKSDA, from the coding sequence ATGAGCATGCTTCCTCCTGCCCGTATCGGCACCGATACCGCCGTGGCCGCCCTGACCGGATGGCAGGCCGTGGCCATGCGCGACGCGATTGAAAAGCGCTTCCGCTTTCCGAATTTCAATGCGGCATTCGGGTTCATGGTGCGCGTGGCCATGTTCGCGGAAAAGCTGAACCATCATCCAGAATGGACCAACGTCTACAACCGGGTGGACGTGACGCTGACCACGCATGACGCGGGCGGGGTGACCGAGCTGGATGTGCGCATGGCGCAGTTCATGGACGAAGCGGCGGCGCAGATGGGCGCCACGGCGCCGAAGTCCGATGCTTAG
- a CDS encoding MarR family winged helix-turn-helix transcriptional regulator — MKPPALERFLTYRLHVLNKITDRDTNRAYLEDCGIPLGEARCLAAIGRYAPLSVNDLARAANLNKGQASRSAQALVDRGLVEKALSTSDGRGVVLTPTPAGMAQYQRIIDLIAQRNEEIFGCLDASEQQVLGEMLDRLIEHLQTQEDGG; from the coding sequence GTGAAACCGCCTGCCCTGGAACGATTCCTGACGTATCGCCTGCACGTGCTCAACAAGATCACGGACCGGGATACGAATCGCGCCTATCTGGAAGACTGCGGCATTCCCCTGGGTGAAGCGCGCTGCCTGGCGGCGATCGGGCGCTACGCGCCGCTGTCCGTCAACGACCTGGCGCGCGCGGCGAATCTGAACAAGGGGCAGGCCAGCCGGTCGGCGCAGGCGCTGGTGGATCGCGGGCTGGTTGAAAAGGCGCTGTCCACGTCCGACGGACGCGGCGTGGTGCTGACGCCCACCCCGGCGGGCATGGCGCAATACCAGCGCATCATCGATCTGATTGCGCAGCGCAATGAAGAGATCTTCGGCTGCCTGGACGCCAGCGAACAGCAGGTGCTGGGAGAGATGCTCGACCGCCTGATCGAGCATCTGCAAACACAGGAAGACGGCGGCTAA